The Pelagicoccus albus genome includes the window GTATTTGGTTTTTGGTTATGGTGATGGAGATTCTAGAAAATCTTTTAGCCCCGGATTTCTTTGGCTAGTGGGTGATCTGCCGGGGTGACCGCCAAATTGTTGATCAAGGCGGTGAAGTGGATTCGAGAGACCGCAGCGACTATCTCGATCAATGTCCGTGGGTCTTCTACGGTGCGTGTGAATTCGCTTAGCTCTTCCTCTGATAGATGCCCGTGTTTGCGGACCAGCTTCTTTGCGAATGCGAGGGCTGCTTCATGAGCAGGAATATCGGAAGTCCCACATCGGCAGCGTCGAATCTCCTCCTCAGAGATGCCCAGAGATTTCGCCCTGGCGGTGGCAGCGGAGACGTCGTACT containing:
- a CDS encoding carboxymuconolactone decarboxylase family protein, giving the protein MFENETRIPAAELDSLPAPLRLELQSLLLGHRSLKSFIEILANAPLVLEAFLVFGNSLDRCGLSQELQAKLFLAIGESMSSEYDVSAATARAKSLGISEEEIRRCRCGTSDIPAHEAALAFAKKLVRKHGHLSEEELSEFTRTVEDPRTLIEIVAAVSRIHFTALINNLAVTPADHPLAKEIRG